Sequence from the Bufo bufo chromosome 10, aBufBuf1.1, whole genome shotgun sequence genome:
ATACATACATTGGACTGCCCCCTAGGTATACATACATAGGACTGCCCACTAGGTATACGTACATTGGACTGCCCCCTAGGTATACATACATAGGACTGCCCCCTAGGTATACATACATAGGACTGCCCCCTAGGTATACATACATAGGACTGCCCACTAGGTATACGTACATTGGACTGCCCCCTAGGTATACATACATAGGACTGCCCCCTAGGTATACGTACATAGTTCTGCCCACTAGGTATATGTACATAGGACTGCCCCCTAGGTATACATACATAGGACTGCCCCCTAGGTATACGTACTTAGGACTGCCCCCTAGGTATACGTACATAGTTCTGCCCACTAGGTATATGTACATAGGACTGCCCCCTAGGTATACGTACTTAGGACTGCCCCCCAGGTATacgtacataggactgcaggtaaatcCATTACACTCTGCACAGTGTTCAGTGAAATGACAAatttggctctgctacatctcatGGACCTAACGTACAAATACAACAGTTCAGAACCTTAAGAAGAATATTCCATGGAGGACACAAGAGTCTTGGGCTTTTCTGGCTTGGACAGAAACTGGGGACACCATTGTCCCCACTTTTTGCAGGAAAGGTCACTATGTACTCCAATGGAAATGACTGTATGTCCATGCCTGCCACTGATTACAATGGGTGAAGGTGATGTAGCTCTTGGGGAGAAGAACTCCCAACCTCTCCCCAGGTCTTATATTGGGGTCTGCAGCAGAGCCAGAGACTTGGTTGCTTGTCTGACCAGTATATGAATGACTTGTCAACCAAAGTGAAGCTTTCCTGGTCCACTGGAAGAAGTAGTTGGTGCCATGGAGGGATCTTCTGCTCCTCACAGGGTAGGCTCAGAGTCACTGGAGTCCAGTCTAGTCTTGTAGCTGCTCCATTTGTCTTTATGGAGGTGACTATGGTTTGAGCTCCTCCTGAGGCTTTCCAGAGACTGCAGGAAGGATCTTCTTGCATTCTCCTCCTCGGTAGGAGATGCTccttcttcttccacctcctgGATCTCCTCAAAGGAGAGAATATGAGATCTCAGCCTGCTCTCCCTACGTTTTCTGATGACCCCCTGAGATCTGGAGGGCAAAGAAAATTCGTCTTCAAAGCAGGAGATGTACTGCATTGCTTCCTCATAGGTGAAGAGGTGGTCTTCAGCCTGAGGGACTGACATGCTGGAAGAAAGAGGTTGGTACGTGGTGGAAAGCTGAAAATGCTCAAGATGCTCTGTGCAGCTTTAAATCTCGTATTTGATGCTCCACAGGAATAGAATAAAAGAAGGGGTGGTGTTCTGCAGCAGAGCCTGAGAAATGATCTGCAGAGAAGTCAGCAGCAAACTTTAAATGGTCTTTTCCCACAGCGGTGATCAGTCTCTGCTTCCCTGGAGCTTGTGATTCCCTCGATCACTCTGCCCTTCTTTTATATCCCAGTAGCTTCCTACACACAATCTGCTCAGATACCATCATTTCATGTTACCGCCGCGATCCGGTGACGCGTGGAAGTCAAATCCATATAAGGGTATATTAAAAGTTCTACCAAATCTGCCTAGTTTTATTTGAgaaatatacccaggttataccagcacggtccatatcactatatacaagaagatgtataacttataccagctgtacatatataattatatacatgagatacccaggttataccagcatggtccatatcactatatacaagaaggtgtataacttataccagctgtagatatataattatatacaggagatacccaggttataccagcatgctccatatcactatatgtgTTACCTTTTCCAGCAGCTCTATTCAGGAGGGGGATGGTATACAGTAAGGCCgcttgcacacgatcgtatgccctccgagacatactgtcctggagcggcattgattgtgcgcaggggagcgcacagcatcatagattacaatgaagctgtgcacgtcgggcggcTCATAAGTTCAtacgagtgcgggacaatagccccacgggcggcccgacgtgcacagcttcattgtaatctatgatgctgacacaatcaatgccgctctgggacGTATGGCACGCTCACAGAccctatgtctcggagggcatacggtcgtgtgcaagaggccttaatcaacAGCTCTGCTCAGCAGCAGGTGGTTTTGGTTTTAGAAGCAATCTagattttggccagcaggtggagcCAAACTACCATTCTTAATATACTTTACCATTTGAAGCctcatgagtagagatgagcgaacttgtgtttcaacttCGGCGTCCAAGGTTcaagttatctaagaattctgttacggACCATAACTACTTTTCTGTCTCTGTTTTGAGTGGCGAGTTACGCCACAATTTGCCTACTTTCATGGAGACATGCGGGCACATTTTCATGCGCAAACTATTTAGGCCAGCTTAGCGAATTTGAACCTGTCTTACAGGAAAACGACCACTTGTCACAGTGTACTGTATCAATTTGAGTAACAGCCAGAATGCACTCACAGAGCACTGACGCATTGTAACGAAGCCAGCAGCTATGCGAGCAGGAGCAGATCAGAATTTTCATTCACAGACATTTCCATTCCTTGGCAGCCAGCAGAGTTATGCCCATCCTAGAAAGTGAATCTTGTAAGGGCTTAAACCAGCAGAGTAGCTTCTCGTGACCCCAGGAGATCTCCGTCTATGGCCGCCCTTCAGAATGGTTTCCACTGCGATCAGCCAAGTGTCACTGCTTAATAATTACTTGACTTGAAGACGATTCCAGACGTAATAAATGACAGATTTCACCTTCTAGTTGTAAACAAGGAGCTTTATGTCTTGAAGGCAGATACTTTCACCTAAATTGTGCCACATGTATCAAAATGGCTCACATGTCCCGATACGGTGTATTTTCTGTACCTCTCTGACCTGCTCTATCACCATCTCCCGGCCGAGCTACATGTACAATAATAgaattcagcaaaaaaaaacgtctACTTCGATAAATTTGGGGCGTTTTATGACTCCTCCCAGCCACATAATAAAGTTATCGGGCGTCACTTACGCGCATTTTGCTTAGTAATGccgcattcacacagtcagtgttcggtcggtgatttccatcagtgattttgagccaaaaccatgtgcggctctaaacacagaacaggtgccgaTCTTTCccgtataccttatgtctgtggaggctccagtcctggttttggctcaaaatcactgaccaaacactgacgtgtgaatgaggcctaaatctcCACCGCTGGACATTTCCATTTCAGGCTGGTTAACAAGCCTGCACCTCCCCCTTACATAATGCAGATGAAAAAGGAGGAATCAGCAACTTCTGGCGCTCCACGGCtggtgcaaaactacaactctcagcatgctccactcacttctatggaagtCCCAAGGGCAGCCtagtaagtttgcatgctgggagttgtagtctctcaCCACTAGTGTGCTGGAGGTTGCCGATTCCTGTAAGGACAGATTCCCACGGCTGTGATCGGCCCCAGAAATGCAGTCCATGTGTCGGCCGCAGCTCTCTTGACCCGAATGGACTGTATCATAGTGATTAATGGAGCAGTCGGTTCATATCTGATGGTGGATCTGTCGTACCGTACTCACATCATCGTCATACCAGCACAGTACGGATGTCAACTGGCTGCCTCTTAAATGACTCTGATGCAATGTGTTCGGGTCAGAGGAGTCAGGGTTGGCCCAGGGGACAGGTCACCAATATCCGATTGGCAGGGGGGCGATGCCcagcaccctcgccgatcagctgaaagtcgggggtgccgggtgtcgtaccccccaccgatctgatattgaagcTGGGTCATCGAtactaaaagcctggaaaacctctttaatttttAGCCTAGCAGTGTATGTGGAATATGGACGACACACAAatggcaaaaaacggacacacagaccaaacGCTGATTCTTCAATAATGaatcactgaccatcttgtcacggatGTCCTCACGGACACGGACGTGTAAAAGAGCAGGAAAAAGATCTAATTCTTTGATGGTTCAGCTGATTCTCCGCTCCATACGCGTGGGATAAGCCATCCATGTacatgtgctgtacgtgttctccatggacaCCATTCATTCTGATGCTTTTTTAATCACGGTCCGCGAGTCCGTGTTTTTAGCATGGAAGCCTGGTCATTAGgaggagatgctttgaaaattacttTTCAactgtgcagtgtcagtgaaacacggatgacacacagacagcaaaaaacggacacacaaacCACACACAGATCCTtttacggatttgagcacggacgtgtgaatgaggctttcctTTGGCAGAAGGTCCAGCTGAGCGGGACAGttgcagacatttctgcaacGTAACTGCCACGTGTGAAAAACTCCTTAAGGCTAGGGCCCCACAGGTTTGTTGTGCAATCACaagagagaaataaaaaaaataaaaaagttgcaagtcATGGAGCAGCCGTCACGAAAAATCCAGCCGTCAGATGTTGATCACGAGGACGCACGTTACAGAGTCTGTAAGGAAACGCTGAAGGCGCAATAAGACAGTGATTAACCCTAGCCGTGAGGTCCCTTTACTCAGACTGATGATCCTGCAGATTATTGCACCCGATAATCTGCCCACGTTCCTCAGGTGATTGAGTCATTCTCCTGTGCAGGAGATTGTACTGTCTTCTATGGGGACAAGAGATTTCTGTATCGATCGCTTGTCCCCCATAAAGCGGAGGCGATTGCTGCATGTGACTGTCCCCCTCATCTCCGCTGACAGTCTGCCAGATATTGGGAGCGTCTGCTTTTTTCCGAGAATCTGCAAGATGAccggtccatgtaaaaggacctttattCTCTGGAGAGAGGTCATCATGACAGGGGGAACTTAAAACTGTAGGGGCACAGTAGGGACCggcgttttaggctactttcacactggcgttttggctttccgtttccgagatccattcagggctcggcggtccaaaatggatcagttttgcctccgttccgctctggagcttgcagcgttttggtgtccgcctgacgaagcggagccaaatgtAAGACCGCAAGGAAGCTAGCTCACATGTACAATCGGcgctggatgtgccaaagttatgtagaggtcggtgcctctacataacttcggtgatcCGCCGGGGCTTATtaagaaaaacgcttccgttacaataatacaaccgcatgcatccgtcatgaatgtatccgtttgtattatgtcttctagagccatgacggatccgtcatgaacaccattgaaagtcagtgggggacggatccgttttctattgtgtcagagaaaacggatccgtccccattgacttacattgggtgccaggacggatccgttttctctgacacaatagaaaacggatccatcccccactgactttcaatggtgttcatgacggatccgtcatggctctaGAAGACATAATTCAAACGGatacattcatgacggatgcatgcggttgtattattgtaacggaagcgtttttcttaATAAGCCCCGGCGgatcaccgaagttatgtagaggcaccgacctctacataactttggcacatccagcgCCGACTGTACATGTGAGCTAGCTTCcttgcggtcttacatttagaccattttctactcctaaaccaggcgcagaaaatgatgaatgagacggtctGGCCCCTTCCCcattttttagacctgacgtgagcggggaagaagtcacagattcTGCTGCACCATGGCGTGCAACAGAATCTGcgccacaaaagtggcatatatctggtcataaatgacccccatagagtCTgagattagtggggaaaaaagatttttttcagcaaaaaacaaccaATATTGTCCATAGGATGTGCCTGGTGTAGCAGCCGCATTCACATAAAtacttgaagtgaatgggtctgagctgcaattccACACACAGCCTGCAGATAAGAGTGGCGCTGACCATTACCTACATCTCCACTAAGAGCTCACGTACACGTCCGTAtgtattccgtattttgctgaacggaacagctgccccctaatagaacagtcttatccttgtccgtaatacggacaataataggacatgttctgtgtttttttgcggaatggacatgcggaaatggaatgcacacagagtaacttccattttttttctttgcggacccattgaaatgaattgttccgcatacggtgcaaaaaataaaataaaaaaaaggaacggacatggaaataaaatacatttgtgtgcatgagcccaatgtAGGTAACTACTAGAAAACTGTCCATTATGCAGTTTTCTAATATATATTAAGCAAAGAAATAAAACAAGAAATCCTAACATGAGACAATCCCAAAAActagtgcccccccccaaaaaaataaaaataaaacatcaacCAGGAAAAGACTCTGCAATTGTGTTTATTAAAATAGATGTAAATATAGAACTTTATACAAATAGAAATGTAACAAGTGAAAAGTGCAAAAATAAATAGTATCCAGAGCTCCTCCCATCAAatatacatttaaccccttcttGGAAAGAGCTGGAGTGCAAATCTGCCCAGGCGGTAGGATCACAGACCAGGTCCATTGCCAAATTTTGTTTTTCCCCTCTCAGCAGCTGATCCAAACTGGACAGTTAACCCTTCCATACTCATCTGACATGGGATACAACAGCCCACCAAAACCTCTGGTTAACTCCTCGAGTGCCAAAGAGCTGTGCAGTCCTAGTTCACTTGCCATTCTAATATACAGGATATCAGTACATGCCAGTGTCAGTCTATGGAGCCAGGTGACTCCTACCtgaagcgccctctagtggtcccCAGCAGAAGAGCACCGAGATGCAGAGTTTTCTTCAGAAAGCTGGGGGGGCAGCCCTGCAAGGGCAATACATTATTAACCATTTGCTTGTCCTTTGGGTAGAGGGGGGACACTGAGGACCTGGTCTAGTCACTGTGTGGAGTCAGAGTCACTGGAGTCCAGGCTGTGCCTCAGCTTGGAGCTGCTGAACTTCTCCATCTGGTGGTGCAGGTTGTGGGAGCTTCTCTTGAGACTCTCCAGGGACTGTAGGAAGGatttcctggctttctcctcttcAGTAGGAGACAACccttcttcttccacctcctgGATCTCATCAAAGGTGACAGGCTGAGTCTTGAACCTGCTCTGCCTGGGTCTCTTCAGCTTCCCCTTGCCTCTCTGGGGTCTGGGCTGAATGGGCTGTGGGTATTCCTCTATGGCACCAGTGTAATGTGGCATGACAGCCTGGTAAGTGGAGCAGGTTCCCAGTGACTCTGTCTGCTTGGCTGACATGACTGCTGAAGACATGGTGGAAGAAGAAGAAGTGTGATGCAGGTCTGGTCCAGCAGCTGGCTGCAGTGGGCACTAGGCTGGCAGTGCCACAGCTAGGACACAATGGCCAGTGCAGGGAGCTGCTCCTCAGGCAATGTCCACAGGCTATGCTGCcagccctgctgctgtgtgtcagACTGCCCCTGCCTCTCCCCTCAGCTTTATAAGGCTTCCCTCCCACTCACAGCCCTGATGACAGCGCTCTCCTTCTGAAGCCGCCTGCAGACAGTGACGTTTCcagatgcaacttttttttacaaaactaaATGAATTCCCAGCCCCAAGAGAGACCCGGTGTCCACCCCTCCCTGTCAGGGCCCCGACGCCGCAGGCGCCCCCTAAACTCAGGCCGCCACTTAGGACCCAGGCCCTCGATCCCACCCTTTTCCTATTTTTCCCAGGTTCTTGGACTGATCAATACAGACCTTCCAAATGTCTGACAGTGAAAGAGGGGCACGGGTTCATTGTGTGCCAGTTGTATTAAAAATCCTCTGAATATCCGTATCCAATAtgtgggggtccgactgctggcGCCCCCGCTGATTGTGGGAACTGCAGCCCCTTCATTCTTTACAGGGGCAGATATGGCATTTCTGGGGAGGCCTCTGTGACACCTCTAATATGGAGggcccttatgtgcccccaacacaatatggtgcctcCGTATATGCCCCCAACACGATATGGTGCCTCCTTACATGCCcccaacacaatatggtgcctcCGTATATGCCcccaacacaatatggtgcctcCGTATATGCCcccaacacaatatggtgcctctttatatgcccccaacACAATATTGtgcctctttatatgcccccaacACAATATTGtgcctctttatatgcccccaacATGATATGGTGCCTCCTTATATGCCcccaacacaatatggtgcctcCTTATATGGCCCCCAACACGATATGGtgcctctttatatgcccccaacacaatatggtgcctcCTTATATGCCTCCTACACAATATGGTGCCTCCTTATATGCCCCCAACACGATATGGTGCCTCCTTATATGCCCCCAACACGATATGGtgcctctttatatgcccccaacacaatatggtgcctcCTTATATGCCCCTAACACGATATGGTGCCTCTTTATATGCCCCTAACACGATATGGtgcctctttatatgcccccaacACGATATGGtgcctctttatatgcccccaacACAATATTGTGCCTCCTTATATGCCCCCAACACGATATGGTGCCTCCTTATATGCCcccaacacaatatggtgcctcTTTACATGCCCCCAACACGATATGGtgcctctttatatgcccccaacacaatatggtgcctcCTTATATGCCcccaacacaatatggtgcctcCTTATATGCCCCCAACACGATATGGtgcctctttatatgcccccaacATGATCTGGTGCCTCTTTATATGCCcctaacacaatatggtgcctcCTTATATGCCCCCAACACGATATGGTGCCTCCTTATATGCCcccaacacaatatggtgcctcCTTATATGCCCCCAACACGATATGGTGCCTCCTTATATGCCCCCAACACGATATGGTGCTTCTTTATATGCCcccaacacaatatggtgcctcCTTATATGCCCCCAACACGATATGGTGCCTCCTTATATGCCcccaacacaatatggtgcctcCTTATATGCCcccaacacaatatggtgcctcCTTATATGCCCCCAACATGATATGGTGCCTCCTTATATGCCCCCAACACGATATGGTGCCTCTTTATATGCCTCCTACACAATATGGTGCCTTCTTATATACCCCCAACACGATATGGtgcctctttatatgcccccaacATGATATGGTGCCTCCGTATATGCCcccaacacaatatggtgcctcCGTATATGCCCCTAACACAATATAGTGCCTCTTTATATGCCTCCTACACAATATGGTGCCTCTTTATATACCCCCAACACGATATGGTGCCTCTTTATATACCCCCAACATGATATGGTGCCTCTTTTTATGCCCCCAACATGATATGGTGCCTCTTTATATGCCTCCTACACAATATGGtgcctctttatatgcccccaacACAATATTGGCGGATAGGTGCAGCAGGCATGATGACATCACCTCGTTGCCaacggctccctgcttcaccattataCTCAGTACACGGAGGCAGCTGAAAGTGGTACGGCTGCCGGAGAAACCAGGGGGCCCCGGGGAGCACCCATGTCTCTGGGGCCCACCACAATTGCGTGGTCTGCGTAAATCTGCCCCTGATTGTTTACATGGGCCCATCTACCTGCACGCCGCCTGCTGTGTTGCAGTTATGCAGGATATTGCAGCTTCTTCCTATTCGAGTGAAGGAGACCAAGCTGCAATATGCTGCACCCCATAAGAGCCATGATGAAGACCATATTGGTTGTTGTGACCCAACTTTCCCAGCAACAGACAAAACTGGAAAAACAGCTACTGTAAGTGGGATTTTAACAGTTTGACAGAAAACACCAACTCCGGCCTCATGTTTTACGGTCCGcgatacggacaagaataagacacgttctatcttttagcgggtgCCACGGAATGGGCTTACGGAAAAAATGCgcatcggatgtggaccaaaaatacattcatgtgcatgaggccttacagggagGACTGTGCCACCCAGCACAGTCCACTTTGTTTTGGTGCAGGGATTTGCTTTAAGTTATTGTGCCcctgtagcaaaccctcagctgtgagaaagtGGGGAGATTTCAGATTTTGGATAGAATCAAATAGTATTTCCATTCCTGACATCAAGCAATTGCAACAAAGTATATACAGCAGCTAAATAGTATACACAGCTGCAGGGTTGTTACAGTGTCCTGGGAGCTCTGAACACAGCAGAAGAACAAATCTCTCTCTCCTTGGCTAAGGGGCAACCCCCATAATTGTGGCTGCGGATAGGAGGACCCTGCACAACATCGGCACATTTGGGATGAGCAAACTAGCTCCAGGGCTTTGCAccagggcatgctgagagttgtagttttgtaaaaaAGCCAGAGAGCTGCAGGTTAGTGATCGGTGCACTGCAATTAAAGGAGGACAATGAGGAGCATTATCCCTGCAGCAGCGTTGGCTCCACCCGGGCCCTTGCTTTTGGGGCCGATGCTATTGTAGTGCGCGCACGGTGAGCTTCTCTGGCGTCAGATCAGTGACGTCTTTGGCTCTTCGCGGCACTTAACATTACAAAGGATCTTTATTTTCCTGAGACAAACACCGCGAGCCAAGAGGAAAGGAACATAATCAATCGCTCAGGGAACGGATCAAACGGACGCTATTCTGCAGCTATAACATAGGCACTTGCCGCAAAACTCTAACATTCCCCCGCGCaaggtcacgctgcgcacagtcagAGCGTACTTATTCTCTTCCTGGATGATACTATCACGCAGGTGGTGGTAAGGaggtcagatgtagcagagctgagactGTTATCTGAGGCTGGGATTGCAAAACTGCATGTGTGCTTCCAGCCTCCTGCAAGTCTATCAAGCACCATGCACACTGCACGCAGTTTTTATCCAATAGCTTCACCTAGTGCAGGGATCTGCAATCTGCGGCACTCCAACTCCCaggatcctcctttcacttctatgggagttacaagaacaactGAAGTAGATTAGTTTGCAgacacccattcacttctatgggccccttgtgctgtccgtattttttgcggacccatagaaatgaatgggtctgtgtgcgaTACGCAAAGAAGGAAGATTGGACGCAGActcaaaatatggtcatgtgattGAGGCCTTATGGACAGATTTAGATTAGTGATGCAGAGCTGGACTGCCACCGAGTCCCACATGAGAGGAGTAGTAGCTACGACTCTGATGGGAGTCATTGTTTGGCCGCCTCGGTAACGGTTACAATGTACTGACATAGTCCTCACCACCTCGCTGCACACATCCTCTACTCACATCCCGTGCATGCCCGTACATTTAGGGAGTGACTCACTCGTGGGGCATGTATGAGAGGTGAGAAGTGCCCTCTGCCGCCCTCACCCATCC
This genomic interval carries:
- the C10H11orf96 gene encoding uncharacterized protein C11orf96 homolog; protein product: MSSAVMSAKQTESLGTCSTYQAVMPHYTGAIEEYPQPIQPRPQRGKGKLKRPRQSRFKTQPVTFDEIQEVEEEGLSPTEEEKARKSFLQSLESLKRSSHNLHHQMEKFSSSKLRHSLDSSDSDSTQ